In Phyllostomus discolor isolate MPI-MPIP mPhyDis1 chromosome 2, mPhyDis1.pri.v3, whole genome shotgun sequence, the following are encoded in one genomic region:
- the TWF1 gene encoding twinfilin-1 isoform X1 yields the protein MSHQTGIQASEDVKDVFARARNGKYRLLKISIENEKLVIGSCSPPSDSWDKDYDSFVLPLLEDKQPCYILFRLDSQNAQGYEWIFIAWSPDHSHVRQKMLYAATRATLKKEFGGGHIKDEVFGTVKEDVSLQGYKKYLLSQSSPAPLTAAEEELRQIKINENPEDRIGVQTDVGVDTKHQTLQGVAFPISREAFQALEKLNNRQLNYVQLEIDIKNEIIILANTTNTELKDLPKRIPKDAARYHFFLYKHSHEGDYLESIVFIYSMPGYTCSIRERMLYSSCKSPLLDIVERQLQMDVIRKIEIDNGDELTADFLYEEVHPKQHAHKQSFAKPKGPAGKRGIRRLIRGPAETEATTD from the exons ATGTCCCATCAGACCGGCATCCAAG caAGTGAAGATGTTAAAGATGTCTTTGccagagcaagaaatggaaaatacagaCTTCTGAAAATATCTATTGAAAATG AGAAACTTGTGATTGGATCATGCAGTCCACCTTCAGATTCCTGGGATAAGGATTACGATTCCTTTGTTTTGCCCCTGTTGGAGGACAAACAGCCGTGCTACATATTATTCAGGTTGGATTCTCAGAATGCCCAGGGATATGAATGGATATTCATTGCATGGTCTCCAGATCATTCTCAT GTTCGTCAAAAAATGTTGTATGCAGCAACAAGAGCAACTCTGAAAAAGGAGTTTGGAGGTGGCCACATTAAAGATGAAGTATTTGGAACAGTAAAG GAAGATGTATCACTACAGGGATATAAAAAGTATTTGCTGTCACAGTCTTCTCCGGCCCCATTGACTGCAGCTGAGGAAGAATTACGacagattaaaataaatgag AACCCAGAGGATCGTATTGGG GTACAAACTGACGTGGGTGTGGACACTAAGCATCAAACACTGCAAGGAGTAGCCTTTCCTATTTCTCGAGAAGCTTTTCAGGCTTTGGAAAAATTGAACAACAGACAGCTCAACTATGTGCAATTG gaaatagatataaaaaatgaaattattattttggcCAACACAACAAATACAGAACTAAAAGATTTGCCAAAGAGGATTCCCAAGGATGCAGCACGTTACCATTTCTTTCTATACAAACATTCCCATGAAGGAGACTATTTGGAGTCCATAG tttttatttattcaatgccTGGGTACACATGCAGTATAAGAGAGCGGATGCTGTATTCCAGCTGCAAGAGCCCTCTGCTAGACATCGTAGAAAGACAACTACAAATGGATGTCATTAGAAAG ATAGAGATAGACAATGGGGATGAGTTGACTGCAGACTTCCTTTATGAAGAAGTACACCCCAAGCAGCATGCACATAAGCAGAGTTTTGCAAAACCAAAAGGTCCTGCAGGAAAAAGGGGAATTCGAAGACTAATAAGGGGTCCAGCTGAAACTGAAGCCACTACTGATTAA
- the TWF1 gene encoding twinfilin-1 isoform X2: MSHQTGIQASEDVKDVFARARNGKYRLLKISIENEKLVIGSCSPPSDSWDKDYDSFVLPLLEDKQPCYILFRLDSQNAQGYEWIFIAWSPDHSHVRQKMLYAATRATLKKEFGGGHIKDEVFGTVKEDVSLQGYKKYLLSQSSPAPLTAAEEELRQIKINEVQTDVGVDTKHQTLQGVAFPISREAFQALEKLNNRQLNYVQLEIDIKNEIIILANTTNTELKDLPKRIPKDAARYHFFLYKHSHEGDYLESIVFIYSMPGYTCSIRERMLYSSCKSPLLDIVERQLQMDVIRKIEIDNGDELTADFLYEEVHPKQHAHKQSFAKPKGPAGKRGIRRLIRGPAETEATTD; encoded by the exons ATGTCCCATCAGACCGGCATCCAAG caAGTGAAGATGTTAAAGATGTCTTTGccagagcaagaaatggaaaatacagaCTTCTGAAAATATCTATTGAAAATG AGAAACTTGTGATTGGATCATGCAGTCCACCTTCAGATTCCTGGGATAAGGATTACGATTCCTTTGTTTTGCCCCTGTTGGAGGACAAACAGCCGTGCTACATATTATTCAGGTTGGATTCTCAGAATGCCCAGGGATATGAATGGATATTCATTGCATGGTCTCCAGATCATTCTCAT GTTCGTCAAAAAATGTTGTATGCAGCAACAAGAGCAACTCTGAAAAAGGAGTTTGGAGGTGGCCACATTAAAGATGAAGTATTTGGAACAGTAAAG GAAGATGTATCACTACAGGGATATAAAAAGTATTTGCTGTCACAGTCTTCTCCGGCCCCATTGACTGCAGCTGAGGAAGAATTACGacagattaaaataaatgag GTACAAACTGACGTGGGTGTGGACACTAAGCATCAAACACTGCAAGGAGTAGCCTTTCCTATTTCTCGAGAAGCTTTTCAGGCTTTGGAAAAATTGAACAACAGACAGCTCAACTATGTGCAATTG gaaatagatataaaaaatgaaattattattttggcCAACACAACAAATACAGAACTAAAAGATTTGCCAAAGAGGATTCCCAAGGATGCAGCACGTTACCATTTCTTTCTATACAAACATTCCCATGAAGGAGACTATTTGGAGTCCATAG tttttatttattcaatgccTGGGTACACATGCAGTATAAGAGAGCGGATGCTGTATTCCAGCTGCAAGAGCCCTCTGCTAGACATCGTAGAAAGACAACTACAAATGGATGTCATTAGAAAG ATAGAGATAGACAATGGGGATGAGTTGACTGCAGACTTCCTTTATGAAGAAGTACACCCCAAGCAGCATGCACATAAGCAGAGTTTTGCAAAACCAAAAGGTCCTGCAGGAAAAAGGGGAATTCGAAGACTAATAAGGGGTCCAGCTGAAACTGAAGCCACTACTGATTAA